In Pseudomonas fluorescens NCIMB 11764, a single window of DNA contains:
- a CDS encoding tripartite tricarboxylate transporter permease has translation MDTLGYLGHGFGVALSPYNLVTALCGTLIGTVVGLLPGLGPINGVALLIPIAFALGLPPESALILLAAVYLGCEYGGRISSILLNIPGEASTVMTTLDGYPMARKGLAGVALSLSAWSSFIGAFIATCGMVLFAPLLAKWAIAFGPAEYFVLMVFAIVCLGGMAGDRPLKTFIAALIGLFLSTVGIDANSGVYRFTGDNIHLTDGIQFVVLVLGLFSISEILLLLEKTHHGQEAVKATGRMMFNFKEASAVFAVNIRCGLLGFIMGVLPGAGATLASAVAYMTEKRIAGTKGTFGQGDMRGLAAPETAIGGAACGALVPMLTLGVPGSGTTAVMIGALSLYNITPGPLLFQQQPDIVWGLIASLFVANIMLVILNIPMIRIFTRILAVPNWALVPVIAIITGIGVYAVHATTFDLFLMIGIGIFGYILRKLDFPLSPVLLGFILGGLMEQNLRRALSISNGALEILWSSPITFGCWVLTAIMLLMPLLRIWRKRSAAQRAIVDV, from the coding sequence ATGGATACTCTTGGCTATTTGGGTCATGGTTTCGGCGTTGCGCTGAGCCCGTACAACCTGGTGACCGCCCTGTGTGGCACCTTGATCGGCACCGTTGTTGGCCTGTTGCCGGGCCTGGGCCCGATCAACGGCGTGGCGTTGCTGATCCCGATCGCATTCGCCCTCGGGCTGCCACCGGAGTCGGCGTTGATTCTGCTGGCGGCGGTGTATCTGGGTTGCGAGTACGGCGGCCGGATCAGCTCGATCCTGCTGAACATTCCGGGCGAAGCCTCCACCGTCATGACCACCCTCGACGGTTACCCGATGGCCCGTAAAGGCCTGGCCGGTGTGGCGCTGTCGCTATCGGCGTGGAGTTCGTTCATCGGTGCGTTCATCGCCACCTGCGGCATGGTGCTGTTCGCCCCGTTGCTGGCGAAATGGGCGATTGCCTTCGGGCCGGCGGAATATTTCGTGCTGATGGTGTTCGCGATTGTCTGCCTGGGAGGCATGGCCGGTGATCGCCCATTGAAGACCTTCATCGCAGCGCTGATCGGTCTCTTTCTGTCGACCGTCGGCATCGATGCCAACAGCGGTGTGTACCGCTTTACCGGGGATAACATTCACCTGACCGACGGCATTCAGTTCGTCGTGCTGGTGCTGGGCCTGTTCTCCATCAGTGAAATTCTCCTGCTGCTGGAAAAAACCCACCACGGTCAGGAGGCAGTAAAAGCCACCGGCCGCATGATGTTCAACTTCAAGGAAGCCTCGGCGGTGTTCGCGGTGAACATTCGTTGCGGTCTGCTGGGCTTCATCATGGGCGTGTTGCCGGGTGCCGGCGCGACCCTTGCCAGCGCCGTGGCCTACATGACCGAGAAGCGCATTGCAGGTACCAAAGGCACATTCGGCCAAGGCGACATGCGCGGCCTCGCGGCACCGGAAACCGCCATCGGTGGTGCCGCGTGCGGTGCACTGGTGCCCATGCTGACACTCGGCGTTCCAGGCTCGGGCACCACCGCGGTGATGATCGGCGCGCTGTCGCTGTACAACATCACCCCGGGTCCGCTGCTGTTCCAGCAGCAACCCGACATCGTCTGGGGCCTGATCGCCTCCCTGTTCGTCGCCAACATCATGCTGGTGATCCTCAACATCCCGATGATCCGCATCTTCACCCGCATCCTCGCCGTGCCGAACTGGGCACTGGTGCCGGTGATCGCCATCATCACCGGGATCGGCGTCTACGCGGTGCACGCCACCACGTTCGACCTGTTCCTGATGATCGGCATCGGCATCTTCGGTTACATCCTGCGCAAGCTGGACTTCCCGTTGTCGCCTGTCCTGCTGGGCTTCATCCTCGGAGGCTTGATGGAGCAGAACCTGCGTCGCGCCCTGTCGATTTCCAACGGTGCGCTGGAAATCCTCTGGTCGAGCCCGATCACGTTCGGTTGCTGGGTCCTGACGGCGATCATGCTGTTGATGCCACTGCTGCGGATCTGGCGTAAACGTTCGGCTGCTCAACGCGCCATTGTCGATGTCTGA
- a CDS encoding tripartite tricarboxylate transporter TctB family protein: MLLQRIFASVLLLACVGLALMAWPYQAPFSYEPVGPRAFPLLMLGLMGMALLYMVFRPAPIKHNPDEPPMDRETLTKIGICVVLLLIFAGTFEPLGFIVASILIGVPMARLYGGRWLPSAIIISLMAIGLYLLFDKLMDVPLPLGVLDVLEN; encoded by the coding sequence ATGCTCTTACAACGCATTTTTGCGTCGGTGCTGTTGCTGGCCTGTGTCGGCCTGGCGCTGATGGCGTGGCCGTACCAAGCGCCTTTTTCCTACGAGCCTGTAGGGCCTCGAGCCTTTCCGCTGCTGATGCTCGGGCTGATGGGCATGGCCCTGTTGTACATGGTGTTCCGTCCCGCACCGATCAAGCACAACCCCGACGAACCGCCGATGGACCGCGAAACCCTGACCAAAATCGGCATCTGCGTGGTGCTGTTGCTGATATTCGCGGGCACTTTCGAACCGCTCGGTTTCATTGTCGCGAGCATCTTGATCGGCGTCCCCATGGCGCGCCTGTACGGCGGCCGCTGGCTGCCCAGCGCGATCATCATCAGCCTGATGGCGATCGGTCTTTACCTGCTGTTCGACAAGTTGATGGACGTACCGCTGCCGCTGGGCGTGCTCGACGTTCTGGAGAACTGA
- a CDS encoding Bug family tripartite tricarboxylate transporter substrate binding protein, which produces MNRSLRRFVLAASCMLVAGQLMAEPKRPECIAPASPGGGFDLTCKLAQSALVNEKLLTKPMRVTYMPGGVGAVAYNAVVAQRPADAGTLVAWSSGSLLNLAQGKFGRFDETNVRWLAAVGTSYGAIAVKSDSPYKTLDDLVQALKKDPSKVVIGSGGTVGSQDWMQTALIAKAAGINPRDLRYVALEGGGEIATALLGGHIQVGSTDISDSMPHILSGDMRLLAVFAEKRLDEPEMKDIPTAKEQGYDIVWPVVRGFYLGPKVSDEDYAWWKDSFDKLLASPEFAKLRDQRELFPFAMTGPELDTYVKKQVADYKVLAKEFGLIQ; this is translated from the coding sequence ATGAACCGATCACTGCGCCGTTTCGTCCTCGCCGCCAGCTGCATGCTGGTTGCCGGCCAACTGATGGCCGAGCCGAAACGCCCGGAATGCATCGCCCCGGCCTCGCCTGGCGGCGGTTTCGACCTGACCTGCAAACTGGCGCAGAGCGCGCTGGTCAACGAAAAGCTGCTGACCAAACCGATGCGCGTGACCTACATGCCCGGCGGTGTCGGCGCGGTGGCGTACAACGCGGTGGTCGCTCAGCGTCCGGCCGATGCCGGCACGCTCGTGGCGTGGTCCAGCGGTTCGTTGCTGAACCTGGCCCAGGGCAAGTTCGGTCGTTTCGATGAAACCAACGTGCGCTGGCTGGCCGCCGTCGGCACCAGCTATGGCGCCATCGCGGTGAAAAGCGATTCGCCCTACAAGACTCTGGATGATCTCGTTCAGGCCCTGAAGAAGGATCCGAGCAAAGTGGTGATCGGTTCCGGCGGCACCGTCGGCAGCCAGGACTGGATGCAAACCGCGCTGATCGCCAAGGCCGCCGGAATCAACCCGCGCGATCTGCGTTACGTCGCCCTCGAAGGCGGCGGTGAAATCGCCACCGCCCTGCTCGGCGGCCACATTCAGGTCGGCAGCACCGACATCTCCGACTCCATGCCTCACATCCTGAGCGGCGACATGCGCCTGCTGGCGGTGTTCGCCGAGAAACGCCTGGACGAGCCGGAAATGAAAGACATCCCGACCGCCAAGGAACAAGGCTACGACATCGTCTGGCCAGTGGTTCGCGGCTTCTACCTCGGGCCAAAAGTCAGCGATGAAGACTACGCCTGGTGGAAAGACTCCTTCGACAAACTGCTGGCGTCCCCCGAGTTCGCCAAGCTGCGCGATCAGCGTGAACTGTTCCCGTTCGCCATGACCGGCCCGGAACTGGACACCTACGTGAAGAAGCAGGTCGCGGACTACAAAGTGCTGGCCAAAGAGTTCGGCCTGATTCAGTGA
- a CDS encoding response regulator: MRVLLVEDHLQLAESVAQALKSTGLTVDVLHDGVAADLALSSEEYAMAILDVGLPRMDGFEVLARLRARGKNLPVLMLTARSDVKDRVHGLNLGADDYLAKPFELTELEARVKALLRRSVLGGERQQTCGVLAYDLDTRRFTLGEELLTLTSREQAVLEALIARPGRVMSKEQLAAQVFGLDEEASPDAIEIYVHRLRKKLDGQPVAIVTFRGLGYLLESRDA, encoded by the coding sequence ATGCGTGTTCTGCTCGTCGAAGACCATCTGCAACTCGCCGAGAGTGTCGCCCAGGCGCTCAAGAGCACCGGGCTGACCGTGGATGTGCTGCATGACGGAGTGGCTGCCGACCTGGCCTTGAGTAGCGAGGAATACGCGATGGCGATCCTCGACGTCGGCCTGCCGCGCATGGATGGTTTCGAAGTGCTGGCTCGCCTGCGGGCCCGGGGCAAGAACCTGCCGGTGCTGATGTTGACCGCGCGCAGCGACGTCAAGGACCGGGTCCATGGCTTGAACCTTGGCGCTGACGACTACCTGGCCAAGCCTTTCGAACTCACCGAACTGGAAGCCCGGGTCAAAGCCTTGCTGCGCCGCAGCGTGCTCGGCGGCGAGCGCCAGCAGACCTGCGGCGTACTGGCTTACGATCTGGACACCCGGCGCTTCACCCTTGGCGAAGAATTGCTGACCCTGACCTCTCGCGAACAGGCGGTGCTCGAAGCGCTGATAGCGCGTCCCGGTCGGGTGATGAGCAAGGAGCAACTGGCTGCCCAGGTATTCGGTCTCGATGAAGAGGCGAGTCCCGACGCCATCGAAATCTACGTCCACCGCTTGCGCAAGAAACTCGACGGCCAACCGGTCGCTATCGTGACCTTCCGCGGGCTCGGCTATTTGCTGGAAAGCCGCGATGCATAA
- a CDS encoding sensor histidine kinase, whose protein sequence is MHKPSSLRWRLLWNLALLLVVLMLASGLSAYWNGREAADTAYDRTLLASARTIAAGVSQRDGSLSADVPYVALDTFAYDSAGRIFYLVHDINQKLISGYENLPPPPPGTPRTDDYPALARFYNATYQGQNVRVVSLLKPVSEPNMNGMAEIRVAETDEARVSMARSLAADTLLRLGMLAVGALLMVWFAVSAALRPLERLRTAVEERQSDDLRPLPLVEVQHELWPLVRALNHFTERLRGQFERQAQFIADAAHELRTPLAALKARLELGLRSTEPETWRNTLETAAQSTDRLTHLANQLLSLARVENGARAIAEGGAQLLDLSQLARELGMAMAPLAHARGVALALEADEPVWLRGEPTLLNELLSNLVDNALAHTPSGGNVILRVSAPAVLEVEDDGPGIPLEERDRVFERFYRRNQQVAGSGLGLAIVGEICRAHLAQISLHDGEQAGLKVRVSFIAG, encoded by the coding sequence ATGCATAAGCCCAGCAGCCTGCGCTGGCGGTTGTTGTGGAATCTGGCGCTGTTGCTGGTGGTGTTGATGCTGGCCAGTGGTTTGAGCGCGTACTGGAACGGGCGCGAGGCTGCCGACACCGCGTACGACCGGACCTTGCTGGCTTCGGCACGCACCATCGCCGCCGGGGTGTCCCAGCGCGATGGCAGCCTGAGCGCCGATGTGCCTTACGTTGCCCTCGATACCTTCGCCTACGACAGCGCCGGGAGGATTTTCTATCTGGTCCATGACATCAATCAGAAGTTGATCTCCGGTTACGAAAACCTGCCGCCACCGCCGCCGGGAACGCCGCGCACCGATGACTATCCGGCGCTCGCACGTTTCTACAATGCAACGTATCAGGGGCAGAACGTGCGGGTGGTGAGCCTGCTCAAACCCGTGAGCGAGCCGAACATGAACGGCATGGCGGAAATCCGCGTGGCGGAAACCGATGAAGCGCGCGTCAGCATGGCCCGTAGCCTGGCAGCAGACACGTTGCTGCGATTGGGCATGCTGGCGGTCGGCGCATTGCTGATGGTGTGGTTTGCGGTCAGTGCGGCGTTGCGTCCATTGGAGCGTTTGCGCACGGCGGTGGAAGAGCGTCAGTCCGACGATCTGCGGCCGCTGCCGTTGGTGGAAGTGCAGCACGAATTGTGGCCGCTGGTGCGTGCGCTCAATCACTTTACCGAACGTCTGCGTGGGCAGTTCGAGCGACAGGCGCAATTCATCGCCGATGCCGCCCACGAACTGCGCACGCCACTGGCGGCGCTCAAGGCCCGGCTTGAGCTGGGCCTGCGCTCGACCGAACCCGAGACCTGGCGCAACACATTGGAAACGGCGGCCCAAAGCACGGACCGCTTGACCCATCTGGCCAATCAGTTGCTCTCGTTGGCGCGAGTCGAGAACGGTGCGCGGGCGATCGCCGAGGGCGGCGCGCAGTTGCTGGACTTGAGTCAGCTGGCCCGCGAGCTCGGCATGGCCATGGCGCCGCTGGCCCATGCCCGCGGTGTGGCGCTGGCGTTGGAGGCGGACGAGCCGGTATGGCTGCGTGGTGAGCCGACGCTGCTGAACGAGCTATTGAGCAATCTGGTGGATAACGCCTTGGCCCATACGCCTTCCGGCGGCAATGTGATCTTGCGGGTCTCGGCGCCGGCGGTGCTGGAGGTCGAGGATGATGGACCGGGGATTCCACTGGAAGAACGCGACCGGGTGTTCGAACGCTTCTATCGACGTAACCAGCAAGTCGCCGGCTCGGGGTTGGGGTTGGCGATTGTCGGCGAGATTTGCCGCGCACACCTGGCGCAGATCAGCCTGCACGACGGTGAACAGGCGGGGTTGAAGGTGCGGGTGAGTTTTATCGCAGGGTAA
- a CDS encoding HDOD domain-containing protein encodes MSELADKVQQDLVEAIDNDDLVLPTLPEVALQIRKAAEDPEISVSTLSKVIGRDTALSARLIKVVNSPLLRATQEVTDLHTAITRLGVNYSSNLAIGLVMEQIFHARSDVVEKKMRDVWRKSLEIAGISYALCRSYTQLKPDQAALGGLVHQIGVLPILTYAEDHYELLSDPVSLNHVIDQIHPLLGDKLLRVWEFPEMLVQVPGLYLDFKRESERVDYVDLVQVACLYCHKDTDHPIARIDPLSVPAFKRLGIDPENEAMCRDLEESRSMFY; translated from the coding sequence ATGAGTGAGCTGGCGGATAAGGTCCAACAGGATTTGGTTGAGGCCATCGATAACGATGACCTGGTTCTGCCAACATTGCCGGAAGTGGCCCTGCAGATTCGCAAGGCCGCTGAAGACCCGGAAATCAGTGTCAGCACCCTGAGCAAAGTGATCGGTCGTGACACCGCGTTGTCGGCGCGCCTGATCAAAGTGGTCAACAGTCCACTCCTGCGCGCAACCCAGGAAGTCACTGACTTGCACACGGCCATTACGCGCCTGGGCGTCAACTACAGCAGCAACCTGGCCATTGGCCTGGTCATGGAGCAGATTTTCCACGCGCGTTCCGACGTGGTGGAAAAGAAGATGCGCGATGTCTGGCGCAAAAGCCTGGAAATCGCCGGCATCAGTTACGCGCTGTGCCGCAGCTACACGCAACTCAAACCTGATCAGGCGGCTCTCGGCGGGCTGGTGCATCAGATTGGCGTACTGCCGATCCTGACCTACGCCGAAGACCACTACGAACTGCTGTCGGACCCGGTCAGCCTCAACCATGTCATCGACCAGATTCACCCGTTGCTGGGCGACAAGCTACTGCGGGTCTGGGAGTTTCCGGAAATGCTGGTACAGGTGCCGGGGTTGTATCTGGACTTCAAGCGTGAGTCCGAGCGCGTCGACTATGTGGATCTGGTGCAGGTGGCCTGTTTGTATTGCCACAAGGACACCGACCATCCCATTGCCCGTATCGACCCGCTCAGCGTGCCGGCCTTCAAGAGGCTGGGGATCGATCCGGAGAACGAGGCGATGTGCAGGGATCTGGAAGAATCGCGGTCGATGTTTTATTGA
- a CDS encoding YgfZ/GcvT domain-containing protein, which translates to MADSAFFCTLSHEGVLAVRGADAGKFLQGQLTCNLNYLSDTQASLGARCTQKGRMQSSFRILLQGDGVLMAMASELLEPQLADLKKYAVFSKSKLTDESAAWVRFGIDHGDAALTNLGLELPADTDSVARNDGLIAVRVSPDRAELWITADQADAIKSRLSALLTEGALNEWLLGQIRAGIGQVMPSTRELFIPQMLNLQAIGGVSFKKGCYTGQEIVARMQYLGKLKRRLYRLKLDASDLPEPGTQLFSPTHGSSIGEVVLAAHTGQDIELLAVLQAEAAESGDVHLGTLEGPALHLLDLPYELDRDREIQR; encoded by the coding sequence ATGGCCGATTCTGCTTTTTTCTGCACCCTGTCTCACGAAGGCGTTCTCGCGGTCCGCGGCGCGGATGCCGGTAAATTTCTGCAAGGCCAACTGACCTGCAATCTCAACTACCTGAGCGACACCCAGGCCAGCCTCGGCGCCCGCTGCACCCAGAAAGGCCGGATGCAGTCGAGTTTCCGCATCCTGCTGCAGGGCGACGGCGTGCTCATGGCCATGGCCAGCGAGCTGCTGGAGCCGCAATTGGCGGACCTGAAAAAGTACGCGGTGTTCTCCAAATCCAAATTGACGGATGAAAGCGCCGCGTGGGTCCGCTTCGGCATCGACCATGGCGATGCTGCATTGACCAATCTGGGTCTGGAACTGCCGGCAGACACCGACAGCGTCGCGCGTAATGACGGGCTGATCGCCGTCCGCGTTTCGCCAGACCGTGCAGAACTCTGGATTACCGCCGATCAGGCCGATGCCATCAAAAGCCGGTTATCCGCCCTGTTGACCGAAGGCGCTCTCAACGAATGGCTGCTGGGCCAGATCCGCGCAGGGATCGGCCAGGTCATGCCGAGCACCCGCGAGCTGTTCATTCCGCAGATGCTCAATCTGCAAGCCATCGGTGGCGTGAGCTTCAAAAAGGGTTGCTATACCGGCCAGGAAATCGTCGCGCGGATGCAGTACCTGGGCAAACTCAAGCGTCGCTTGTATCGCCTGAAGCTGGACGCCAGTGATTTGCCTGAGCCCGGTACGCAACTGTTCTCCCCGACCCACGGCAGTTCCATCGGCGAAGTGGTGCTCGCCGCACACACCGGACAAGACATTGAACTCCTGGCCGTGCTGCAAGCCGAAGCAGCAGAAAGCGGTGATGTTCACCTCGGCACACTCGAAGGGCCTGCCCTGCATTTGCTCGACCTGCCTTACGAACTGGATCGCGATCGTGAAATCCAGCGTTAA
- a CDS encoding succinate dehydrogenase assembly factor 2: MVEDVELNRLYWHSRRGMLELDVLLVPFVKEVYPHLNDVDRDCYRKLLECEDQDMFGWFMERAESEDPELQRMVRMILDRVQPK; this comes from the coding sequence ATGGTCGAAGATGTTGAACTGAATCGCCTCTACTGGCACAGCCGCCGCGGCATGCTTGAACTTGACGTGTTGCTGGTGCCGTTCGTGAAAGAGGTCTACCCGCACCTCAATGATGTCGACCGCGATTGCTACCGCAAGCTGCTCGAATGCGAAGATCAGGACATGTTCGGCTGGTTCATGGAACGCGCCGAATCGGAAGACCCGGAGCTTCAGCGCATGGTTCGCATGATCCTGGATCGTGTCCAGCCCAAGTAA
- a CDS encoding protein YgfX: MSSPSNGFECRWHASRQLLAAYLLAQFFALGSLFLLSIPVWASLLGAFCCLAHGIWALPRQILLTHPQAFSGLRRDADGWQLWNEAAGWHVIQLRRDSLALPLVVVLRFRLRGERRIRSICVPRDSQAADLHRRLRVRLTFSRRRWVAPE, from the coding sequence GTGTCCAGCCCAAGTAATGGGTTCGAATGCCGCTGGCATGCCTCACGGCAGTTGCTGGCGGCGTATCTGTTGGCCCAGTTCTTCGCACTGGGTTCGCTGTTTTTGCTTTCCATACCGGTCTGGGCCAGTTTGCTCGGCGCTTTTTGCTGCCTGGCGCATGGTATTTGGGCATTGCCAAGACAGATTTTGCTGACACATCCGCAGGCGTTCAGCGGCTTGCGTCGCGATGCCGATGGCTGGCAGCTGTGGAATGAGGCGGCCGGTTGGCATGTGATTCAACTGCGGCGGGACAGCCTGGCGTTGCCGTTGGTCGTGGTGTTGCGTTTTCGTTTGCGGGGCGAGCGGCGGATCCGGTCGATTTGCGTGCCACGGGATTCGCAGGCGGCGGATCTGCACCGACGCCTGCGGGTCCGGCTTACGTTCAGTCGGCGTAGGTGGGTGGCACCAGAATAG
- the nadB gene encoding L-aspartate oxidase — protein MSQQFQHDVLVIGSGAAGLSLALTLPDHLRIAVLSKGDLANGSTFWAQGGVAAVLDDTDTVESHVDDTLNAGGGLCHEDAVRFTVEHSKEAIQWLIDQGVPFTRDEQSGTEDGGFEFHLTREGGHSHRRIIHAADATGAAIFKTLLDKARQRPNIELLEQRVAIDLITEKRLGLDGDRCLGAYVLNRGTGEVDTYGARFVILASGGAAKVYLYTSNPDGACGDGIAMAWRSGCRVANLEFNQFHPTCLYHPQAKSFLITEALRGEGAHLKLPNGERFMQRFDPRAELAPRDIVARAIDHEMKRLGIDCVYLDISHKPEAFIKTHFPTVYERCLEFSIDITKQPIPVVPAAHYTCGGVMVDQQGRTDVPGLYAIGETSFTGLHGANRMASNSLLECFVYARSAAADILEQLPQVSIPAALPVWDASQVTDSDEDVIIAHNWDELRRFMWDYVGIVRTNKRLQRAQHRVQLLLDEIDEFYSNYKVSRDLIELRNLAQVAELMILSAMERKESRGLHYTLDYPNMLPVALDTILVPPTYAD, from the coding sequence ATGAGCCAACAGTTTCAACACGATGTTCTGGTCATTGGCAGCGGTGCAGCCGGTTTGAGTCTTGCGCTGACCTTGCCCGATCATTTGCGTATCGCCGTACTGAGCAAGGGCGACCTCGCCAATGGCTCGACATTCTGGGCCCAGGGCGGTGTCGCTGCCGTTCTGGACGACACCGATACCGTTGAGTCCCACGTCGATGACACCCTCAACGCTGGCGGCGGCCTGTGCCACGAAGATGCTGTGCGCTTTACCGTCGAGCACAGCAAAGAAGCCATTCAATGGCTGATCGATCAGGGCGTACCCTTTACCCGCGATGAGCAGTCCGGCACCGAGGACGGGGGGTTCGAGTTCCATCTGACCCGCGAAGGCGGTCACAGCCATCGGCGCATCATTCACGCCGCCGACGCCACGGGCGCAGCGATTTTCAAAACCCTGCTCGACAAAGCCAGACAACGTCCCAACATCGAACTGCTGGAACAGCGCGTCGCGATCGACTTGATCACCGAGAAACGCCTGGGCCTGGACGGCGACCGCTGCCTCGGCGCCTACGTGCTCAATCGCGGCACAGGCGAAGTCGACACCTACGGCGCACGCTTCGTGATCCTCGCGTCCGGCGGTGCCGCCAAGGTCTACCTCTATACCAGCAACCCCGACGGTGCCTGCGGCGATGGCATCGCCATGGCCTGGCGTTCGGGCTGCCGGGTGGCGAACCTGGAGTTCAACCAGTTCCACCCAACCTGCCTGTATCACCCACAGGCCAAAAGCTTCCTCATCACCGAGGCGTTGCGTGGTGAAGGCGCCCACCTGAAACTGCCCAACGGCGAACGTTTCATGCAGCGTTTCGACCCGCGCGCCGAGCTTGCCCCACGGGACATCGTCGCCCGGGCGATCGACCATGAGATGAAGCGGCTCGGTATCGACTGCGTCTATCTGGACATCAGTCATAAGCCCGAAGCCTTCATCAAGACGCACTTCCCAACGGTGTACGAACGCTGCCTCGAGTTTTCCATCGATATCACCAAGCAACCGATCCCGGTGGTTCCCGCGGCGCACTACACCTGCGGCGGCGTGATGGTCGATCAGCAAGGTCGCACCGACGTGCCGGGGCTGTATGCGATTGGCGAAACCAGTTTCACCGGCCTGCACGGCGCCAACCGCATGGCCAGCAACTCGCTGCTGGAATGCTTCGTTTACGCGCGCTCGGCGGCTGCAGACATTCTTGAACAATTGCCTCAGGTTTCGATTCCCGCCGCCCTGCCCGTCTGGGACGCGAGCCAGGTCACCGACTCGGATGAAGACGTGATCATTGCGCACAACTGGGATGAACTGCGGCGATTCATGTGGGACTACGTTGGCATCGTGCGCACCAACAAGCGCCTGCAAAGGGCGCAGCACCGCGTGCAGTTGTTGCTGGATGAAATCGACGAGTTCTACAGCAACTACAAGGTCAGCCGGGATTTGATCGAATTGCGTAACCTGGCCCAGGTCGCCGAGTTGATGATTCTGTCAGCCATGGAGCGCAAGGAAAGTCGCGGCCTGCATTACACCCTCGACTACCCGAACATGCTGCCGGTTGCGCTGGACACTATTCTGGTGCCACCCACCTACGCCGACTGA
- the rpoE gene encoding RNA polymerase sigma factor RpoE has protein sequence MLTQEEDQQLVERVQRGDKRAFDLLVLKYQHKILGLIVRFVHDTHEAQDVAQEAFIKAYRALGNFRGDSAFYTWLYRIAINTAKNYLVSRGRRPPDSDVSSEDAEFYDGDHGLKDLESPERALLRDEIEGTVHRTIQQLPEDLRTALTLREFDGLSYEDIASVMQCPVGTVRSRIFRAREAIDKALQPLLQEN, from the coding sequence ATGCTAACCCAGGAAGAGGATCAGCAGCTCGTCGAGCGCGTTCAGCGCGGCGACAAGCGAGCTTTCGATCTGCTAGTGCTGAAATACCAGCACAAAATTCTCGGGTTGATCGTGCGTTTCGTGCACGACACCCATGAAGCCCAGGATGTGGCACAGGAAGCCTTTATCAAGGCATACCGTGCACTTGGAAATTTTCGCGGAGACAGCGCGTTTTATACGTGGCTTTACCGCATCGCCATCAACACGGCGAAAAACTATCTGGTTTCACGCGGCCGCCGGCCGCCGGATAGTGATGTCAGTTCCGAGGATGCAGAGTTCTACGATGGCGATCATGGCCTCAAGGATCTCGAGTCGCCAGAACGTGCATTGCTGCGGGATGAGATCGAAGGCACCGTCCATCGAACCATTCAGCAACTGCCAGAAGATTTGCGTACGGCTTTAACTTTACGTGAATTCGATGGTCTGAGTTACGAGGATATTGCGAGCGTCATGCAATGTCCGGTGGGTACCGTGCGCTCCCGGATTTTCCGCGCTCGGGAGGCCATCGATAAAGCCCTGCAGCCGTTGTTGCAGGAAAACTGA
- a CDS encoding sigma-E factor negative regulatory protein, with protein MSREALQESLSAVMDNEADELELRRVLNAFDDVETRETWARYQIARAVMHKDLLLPRLDIAAAVSAALADEAVPAKASRGPWRSLGRLAVAASVTVAVLAGVRLYNQDEIAGVELAQHSSQPSLAVPQVKGPAVLAGYNESSEATGPMANGVLQGQPGWHDQRLPGYLRQHAQQAALKGTESALPYARAASLENR; from the coding sequence ATGAGTCGTGAAGCCCTGCAGGAATCGCTGTCCGCAGTGATGGATAACGAAGCGGACGAATTGGAATTGCGTCGGGTGTTGAATGCCTTTGACGATGTTGAAACCCGTGAAACATGGGCTCGTTATCAGATCGCTCGGGCAGTGATGCATAAGGATCTGCTGCTTCCACGCCTGGATATCGCCGCGGCCGTTTCCGCTGCGCTGGCTGACGAAGCCGTACCGGCAAAAGCTTCCCGTGGTCCATGGCGCAGCCTGGGTCGTCTGGCAGTTGCAGCATCCGTCACCGTTGCCGTATTGGCAGGTGTTCGTCTGTACAACCAGGACGAGATCGCGGGTGTCGAGCTGGCTCAGCATTCCAGCCAACCGAGTCTGGCCGTTCCTCAGGTCAAGGGTCCAGCTGTATTGGCCGGCTATAATGAGAGTTCGGAAGCCACTGGTCCTATGGCCAACGGCGTTTTGCAAGGTCAGCCGGGCTGGCACGATCAACGTTTGCCAGGCTACTTGCGCCAACATGCTCAACAGGCTGCACTGAAAGGTACTGAGAGCGCTCTGCCTTACGCTCGTGCAGCAAGCCTGGAAAACCGTTAA